The following proteins are co-located in the Candidatus Tiamatella incendiivivens genome:
- a CDS encoding heme-binding protein, with product MTALPQKITLNTALKMINAMIRFAKDNQIFPGSYAVVDEGGHVIAFERRDIAPIATADIAIDKAWTAATMKASGRMLEVITRGEGWRLNVKHKGRLTIIPGAIPIIAHGRILGGIGHSGGSAEEDLKISQAGWTAIFREEDFKEEVEEKLSKARLIAEEVLSIIKERNLKPVSVAVLDEWGGLLLLYRMDRAPYGTLELSRDKAWTAAAFKTFSDYALQFYNNNVNNVNWNERVTPVPGGVPFSTGETFCGAIGISGDEPEIDKEVAIEALKRLAIKVRE from the coding sequence ATGACTGCGCTTCCTCAAAAAATTACTCTAAATACTGCCCTCAAGATGATCAATGCAATGATAAGATTTGCAAAGGACAACCAAATATTTCCGGGAAGTTATGCAGTGGTAGATGAGGGAGGTCACGTAATAGCTTTCGAGAGAAGAGACATTGCACCGATAGCAACAGCTGATATAGCGATCGACAAAGCATGGACCGCGGCTACAATGAAAGCCTCGGGCAGGATGCTCGAGGTTATAACTAGAGGAGAGGGATGGAGGCTTAACGTCAAACACAAAGGTAGGCTAACCATAATACCTGGGGCCATACCTATAATAGCTCATGGACGAATCCTAGGAGGAATCGGTCATAGCGGAGGCTCAGCGGAAGAGGACTTGAAAATATCTCAAGCCGGCTGGACAGCTATATTCAGGGAAGAAGACTTCAAAGAAGAAGTCGAAGAGAAATTGTCAAAAGCGAGGCTAATAGCTGAAGAAGTCCTAAGTATAATAAAAGAAAGAAACCTAAAACCTGTAAGTGTAGCCGTTTTAGATGAATGGGGAGGGCTCCTACTGCTTTACAGGATGGACAGAGCTCCATATGGAACCCTTGAACTCTCAAGGGACAAAGCTTGGACAGCTGCAGCTTTTAAGACTTTCTCCGACTACGCTTTACAATTCTATAATAACAATGTAAATAATGTGAACTGGAACGAACGTGTTACACCAGTTCCTGGTGGCGTACCATTCTCTACGGGGGAAACGTTTTGTGGTGCGATTGGGATTTCAGGTGATGAGCCGGAGATAGATAAAGAAGTAGCAATAGAGGCTCTTAAAAGA